The nucleotide window ATAAAACAATTAAAGAGTATATTAATCATGAGTATTAATAACTTAACTGACAATACTCCTCATAAGCCACCGCTTAACAGCAGTAATAAAACCAAGACTAACGAACAAAAAAAGGTGAAGCAATCTACCCTCCTACACAAACAAAATCAAAAAGATCCTCGAATAAAGCAAAAAGCTAAACAAGCTCCTAAAACAGAAAGCACTAACAAGCACTTACAATCAAGGTCGATTCACTTCGACGAGCTAAAACAGTCCATTCAACAACAAAAATATCAAATAAGAGCTCTAAATATAGCGAGCAAGTTAATTGATAGCGATATTTCAACTATGATCCTCCCCCGATAAAATTGACACCAGAGTTTCTACGCTGCGCGTAATTCATATTGTATTGGTGACACATAATCTAGCCCAGAGTGTAACCTTACAGTATTGTAAAACTTGTTTATGTATTCGGATAGTGCTTTATATAACTCTTGTACTCTTTGGTATTTATTTCCTCTAATCAGTTCGGCTTTTAAACTATGGAAAAATGATTCCATGAATGCATTATCAGTACAGTATCCAAGGCGATTCAAACTATGTTTAAAGCCCCATCTCTTTAGCATTTTCTGAAAATCCTTAGCTAAATACTCAATACCTCGATCAGTATGAAACATGACACCTTTGGGGTACCCACGCTTCCTTAGGGCATACAGTAGAGTCGTACACGTTAATTCTGCAGTACGCGTTGACGACAAAGACCAGCCAATGATTCTGCGAGAATATAAATCCATCACTGTAGCTAAATACTTCCACTGACCTTTTACTTTCAAATAAGTAACATCTGCAACCCAGACTTGATTGATACCCGTAGGTTTGCTCACTTCACGCAATAGATTTTTACCATCTCGTTTAAACTTCTTCATTACAGGATGCCTGCGTGTCACTCTAACAACTCTACCTTTTAGCCCTGCTTCACGCATCAAACGTTCTACACGCTTGCGACCGACGGATACACCTGTGTTTTTAAGTGCTTTATACACTCTGGGGCTTCCATAGCGACCTTCACTTTGGATAAAAATCTTGGTGATTTTCCTAAGAAGCTTCTGGTCTTTATGGTAACGCTTAGAAGCTTTACGCTTTGTCCAAGCATAAAAGCCCTGTGGCGTAACTCCCAGCCATTTACATAAAAAGACAACGCCTATTTCTCGGTATCGTTCGACGAATTCAAATCGTTCTGATGTC belongs to Flavobacteriales bacterium and includes:
- a CDS encoding IS3 family transposase (programmed frameshift), which gives rise to MPKYNHPRKTWEYTKDFKVKAVKLSYQDGIQSKQIADGLDIHPMMLSRWRKEYRDGKLQGDNQKRVGVQKTKKNFNDKDLIENARLKKENQRLKKEKRPLKKVATVSGGTTSERFEFVERYREIGVVFLCKWLGVTPQGFYAWTKRKASKRYHKDQKLLRKITKIFIQSEGRYGSPRVYKALKNTGVSVGRKRVERLMREAGLKGRVVRVTRRHPVMKKFKRDGKNLLREVSKPTGINQVWVADVTYLKVKGQWKYLATVMDLYSRRIIGWSLSSTRTAELTCTTLLYALRKRGYPKGVMFHTDRGIEYLAKDFQKMLKRWGFKHSLNRLGYCTDNAFMESFFHSLKAELIRGNKYQRVQELYKALSEYINKFYNTVRLHSGLDYVSPIQYELRAA